One region of Thunnus albacares chromosome 8, fThuAlb1.1, whole genome shotgun sequence genomic DNA includes:
- the msh5 gene encoding mutS protein homolog 5 isoform X5: MAALGSLRRGGGGGGGEVFGPAGLSGDEEEEEDSPEVLLSVLAQHGQLGLCFYDSKDSSLHYMVDTPDNHELRLLARVIQEICPHVILTSAKQERCMTRFLQQLGSNPDYKPEVVTYPYVDFGLEVGKQRLLAAHLPFLSALISERDKMSYLSSCISFDSPLMLRAVGALLKCLDRRRVGVELEDSSVGVPILQFHAYTLKGVVCIDRDTYSVLQIFKSELHPSVYKLHSGEKEGLSLYGILNRCRCKFGSKLLRQWFLRPTLDLAVLQRRQEVIRFFTSPRNSDSLSTLQSSLRNIRNIPTLLRRMSLSHTKVTDWQSLYKTVYSAVCIRDTVRHLPQSIQLFRDISEGLSDDLHYIASLISRIVDFETSIAERRFTIKPNVDPAIDEKRRRMMGLSDFLTDVARRELEHLDARIPSCCVIYIPLIGFLLSVPRLPSMVDKEDFEIEGLDFMFLSEDRLHYRSQRTKELDDLIGDLHCDIRDMETAVMTQLQNAILERSASLYKVLDLTAELDCLMAMSSASQEYGYTSPKLANHRKIIVTQGRHPLLELCSPVFVANSLQSSESQGRVKIITGPNSSGKSIYLKQVGLIVYMALIGSDVPAKEAEIGLVDGIYARMQSRESVSVGLSTFMIDLNQMAQALNSSTGNSLVLIDEFGKGTNTEATSTC, encoded by the exons ATGGCAGCACTGGGAAGtctgagaagaggaggaggaggaggaggaggggaagttTTCGGTCCTGCTGGTCTAAGTggggatgaagaagaggaggaagactcACCTGAG GTTTTATTGAGTGTTTTGGCACAGCATGGCCAGTTGGGTCtttgtttctatgacagtaaagaCTCCTCTTTACACTACATGGTAGACACTCCTGACAACCACGAGCTCCGCCTGCTGGCCAGAG TCATCCAGGAGATTTGTCCCCATGTCATTCTTACCAGTGCAAAGCAGGAGCGCTGCATGACCCGCTTCTTGCAACAACTGG GTTCAAACCCAGACTACAAACCAGAGGTGGTTACTTATCCATATGTTGACTTTG GCCTGGAGGTTGGTAAGCAGAGGCTACTTGCTGCCCATCTGCCTTTCCTGTCTGCCTTAATttcagagagagacaaaatGTCCTATCTCTCCTCCTGTATCTCCTTCGACTCACCCCTGATG CTGAGGGCAGTGGGTGCTCTGTTAAAATGTCTGGACAGGAGGAGAGTGGGAGTGGAGCTGGAAGACAGCAGTGTTGGAGTTCCTATCCTACAGTTTCACGCCTACACACT TAAAGGTGTGGTGTGTATTGACCGAGACACCTACAG CGTTCTGCAGATCTTCAAATCAGAACTTCACCCATCGGTGTACAAGCTGCATTCAGGTGAAAAAGAAGGACTCAGTCTTTACG GAATATTGAACCGCTGCAGGTGCAAGTTTGGCTCCAAACTGCTACG CCAGTGGTTTCTGCGGCCAACACTGGACCTGGCTGTGTTACAaaggagacaggaagtgattCGTTTCTTCACGTCACCTCGGAACTCAGACTCCCTGAGCACCCTGCAGTCCTCGCTGCGCAACATCAGAAACATCCCA acTCTTCTGCGCAGgatgtctctctctcataccAAAGTGACTGACTGGCAAAGTCTCTACAAG acagTGTACAGTGCAGTGTGTATCCGGGACACGGTGCGTCACCTGCCTCAGTCCATTCAGCTGTTTCGTGACATCAGTGAAGGGCTCTCTGATGACCTCCACTACATCGCCTCTCTTATAAGCCGCATT GTGGACTTTGAAACCAGCATTGCCGAGAGACGCTTCACCATCAAACCAAATGTGGACCCTGCCATTGATGAGA agaggaggaggatgatggggTTGTCTGACTTCCTGACAGACGTTGCCAGGAGAGAGCTGGAGCATCTGGATGCTCGCATCCCCTCCTGCTGTGTCATCTACATCCCTCTG ATTGGATTCCTGCTCTCTGTCCCTCGGCTGCCCAGTATGGTGGATAAAGAGGATTTTGAGATAGAAGGGCTTGATTTTATG TTTCTGTCTGAGGATCGTCTGCACTACCGCAGCCAGAGAACCAAGGAGCTGGACGACCTCATAGGGGACTTGCACTGTGACATTAGAG ACATGGAGACGGCAGTAATGACTCAGTTACAGAACGCAATCCTCGAGAGGAGCGCCTCCCTATACAAG GTTCTGGATCTCACTGCTGAGCTGGACTGTCTGATGGCTATGAGCAGCGCCTCCCAGGAGTACGGCTACACCTCACCCAAGCTAGCCAACCACAGGAAGATAATAGTCACACAGGGCAG aCACCCGCTGTTAGAGTTGTGCTCTCCTGTGTTTGTGGCCAACTCTCTCCAGAGCTCTGAGTCTCAAGGCAGAGTCAAGATCATCACTGGACCCAACTCATCTGGAAAGAGCATCTACCTCAAACAG GTGGGTCTTATTGTTTATATGGCTCTGATCGGCTCTGACGTGCCAGCAAAGGAGGCAGAGATTGGTCTGGTGGATGGAATCTATGCCcgcatgcagagcagagagtctGTGTCTGTGGGCCTCAGCACCTTCATGATAGACCTCAACCAG ATGGCCCAGGCTCTCAACAGCAGTACTGGCAACTCATTAGTTCTCATCGATGAATTTGGAAAAGGAACTAACACT GAGGCGACATCAACATGTTGA